One window of the Bradyrhizobium sp. NP1 genome contains the following:
- a CDS encoding DUF3369 domain-containing protein has product MAEQDDVLHLIDDTGATPEDSSARKWKIAVIDDDHAVHEGTRFALSDYSLNGATLEILSAYSAAEGRALMRQHPDIAAVLLDVIMETDVAGLDLVEYIRNEIRNETVRIILRTGQPGQAPERRIIVQYDINDYKAKTELTADKLFTSLTAALRSYQQLERMVQTRRGLEIIIDAASTLYDFKSMQRLAEGVLTQLASLLNVDCAGILVLRDEGGKDDGDFSVLAGSGCYSRFIGQTSSKALDADLRQMVEAAFSRRKNEFADHRSVLYLRTGSGREVVVLLQAERPLSETDRALVEIFSSRLSIAFDNVILYQKLNEANAQLEERVAQRTRALIQANRRLSQQWLRLQRANGFKNEILGTVAHDLKNPLGVILGRTEMLTELIGASSPKENVTAQVDHIRDATKRLTTMVDHLISDAMADAFDITIRREPVDIAALVSEVAEANRPLAVNKQQTITVSAPPNVVTMCDTDRIRESIDNLVSNAIKYSPIGGKIAVLVTHDGDNTIIRIADEGAGLSPEDLGRLFGRFQRLSAKPTAGESSTGLGLSIVKRIIDMHGGQVAANSAGPGQGSTFTITLPATEMP; this is encoded by the coding sequence ATGGCCGAACAGGACGATGTCCTCCACCTGATCGACGACACCGGAGCCACTCCGGAGGATTCGTCCGCCCGCAAATGGAAGATCGCCGTCATCGACGACGATCACGCCGTGCACGAGGGCACGCGCTTTGCGCTGAGCGACTACAGCCTCAACGGCGCGACGCTGGAGATCCTCTCCGCCTATTCGGCCGCCGAGGGCCGCGCCTTGATGCGCCAGCACCCCGATATCGCCGCGGTGCTGCTCGACGTCATCATGGAGACCGACGTCGCCGGCCTCGATCTCGTGGAATACATCCGCAACGAGATCAGGAACGAGACCGTCCGCATCATCCTGCGCACCGGGCAGCCCGGCCAGGCGCCGGAGCGGCGCATCATCGTCCAGTACGACATCAACGACTACAAGGCGAAGACCGAGCTGACCGCCGACAAGCTGTTCACCTCGCTGACCGCGGCGTTACGCAGCTACCAGCAGCTCGAACGCATGGTGCAGACGCGGCGCGGGCTCGAGATCATCATCGACGCCGCCTCGACCCTGTACGACTTCAAGTCGATGCAGCGGCTCGCCGAGGGCGTGCTGACCCAGCTCGCCTCGCTGCTCAACGTCGATTGCGCCGGCATCCTGGTGCTGCGCGACGAGGGCGGCAAGGACGACGGCGACTTCTCCGTGCTGGCGGGGAGCGGCTGCTACAGCCGTTTCATCGGCCAGACCAGCTCGAAGGCGCTCGATGCCGACCTGCGGCAGATGGTGGAGGCCGCGTTCTCGCGCCGCAAGAACGAGTTCGCCGACCACCGCAGCGTGCTTTATCTGCGCACCGGGTCGGGCCGCGAGGTCGTGGTGCTGCTGCAGGCGGAGCGTCCGCTGTCGGAGACCGACCGCGCGCTGGTCGAGATCTTCTCCAGCCGGCTTTCGATCGCGTTCGACAACGTCATCCTCTACCAGAAGCTCAACGAGGCCAACGCCCAGCTCGAGGAACGCGTGGCCCAGCGCACCCGCGCGCTGATCCAGGCCAACCGCAGGCTGTCGCAGCAATGGCTGCGGCTGCAGCGGGCCAACGGCTTCAAGAACGAGATCCTTGGCACCGTCGCCCACGACCTGAAGAACCCGCTCGGCGTCATCCTCGGCCGCACCGAGATGCTGACCGAGCTGATCGGCGCCAGCTCGCCGAAGGAGAACGTCACCGCGCAGGTCGATCACATCCGCGACGCCACCAAGCGGCTGACCACCATGGTCGACCACCTGATTTCCGACGCGATGGCGGACGCCTTCGATATCACCATCCGTCGCGAGCCGGTCGACATCGCGGCGCTGGTCAGCGAGGTCGCCGAGGCCAACCGGCCGCTTGCGGTCAACAAGCAGCAGACCATCACGGTCTCCGCGCCGCCCAACGTCGTCACCATGTGCGACACCGACCGGATCAGGGAGTCGATCGACAACCTCGTCTCCAACGCCATCAAATACAGCCCGATCGGCGGCAAGATCGCCGTCCTGGTCACCCATGACGGCGACAACACCATCATCCGCATCGCCGACGAAGGCGCCGGGCTTTCGCCGGAGGACCTCGGGCGCCTGTTCGGGCGCTTCCAGCGGCTGTCGGCAAAACCCACCGCCGGCGAAAGCTCGACCGGTCTCGGCCTTTCCATCGTCAAGCGCATCATCGACATGCATGGCGGCCAGGTCGCGGCCAACAGCGCCGGCCCCGGCCAGGGATCGACCTTCACCATCACTCTGCCCGCAACCGAGATGCCATGA
- a CDS encoding cytochrome c biogenesis protein CcdA produces MLNLVLALLAGIATIAAPCTLPVLPILLGASVGQTDRIRPAMIALGFVISFSFVALGLSAITRSFDFDPNTLRTAATWLLLLFGLLMIFPRPFEWLSLRAGPLINGSTAALGAPGQGRTSGLLLGATLGLVWTPCAGPVLGSILTVIATSHDARWAALLLVVYAMGAALPMLAIAYGGQAATSRVRSLARISPRLQQAFGTVVVAFAVASYFQYDTLLVAWLTALYPSGQFGL; encoded by the coding sequence ATGCTCAACCTCGTTCTCGCTCTGCTGGCAGGCATCGCCACCATCGCCGCACCCTGCACACTTCCGGTCCTGCCGATCCTGCTCGGCGCATCCGTCGGCCAAACCGACCGGATCAGGCCGGCGATGATCGCGCTCGGCTTCGTCATCTCGTTCTCGTTCGTCGCGCTCGGTCTGAGCGCGATCACCCGCAGCTTCGACTTTGATCCGAACACGCTGCGCACCGCGGCGACGTGGCTGCTGCTCCTTTTCGGGCTGTTGATGATCTTTCCAAGGCCGTTCGAATGGCTGTCGCTTCGCGCAGGCCCCCTCATCAACGGCAGCACCGCCGCCCTCGGCGCGCCCGGCCAGGGCCGAACCAGCGGATTGCTGCTCGGGGCCACGCTGGGCCTGGTCTGGACGCCCTGCGCGGGGCCGGTGCTGGGCTCGATCCTGACCGTCATTGCGACATCGCACGATGCCAGATGGGCCGCCCTGCTGCTCGTGGTCTACGCGATGGGCGCGGCGCTGCCGATGCTCGCGATCGCCTATGGCGGCCAGGCCGCGACCAGCCGCGTGCGCAGCCTTGCACGGATTTCGCCGCGCCTGCAGCAGGCCTTCGGCACCGTCGTCGTCGCCTTCGCCGTCGCCTCCTACTTCCAGTACGACACGCTGCTCGTGGCTTGGCTCACCGCACTTTATCCAAGCGGCCAGTTCGGCCTGTAA
- a CDS encoding response regulator, whose amino-acid sequence MTQSQHIIIVDDEAPAREMVGDYLKMHGFAVTLCDGGNSLRAAIAAGTAPDLVVLDLNMPEEDGLSIIRDLKSRTNVPVIMLTATASPIDRVVGLELGADDYVAKPCELRELMARIRSVLRRSSPARAVAAAAEDAPKKDQLVRFGTKWLDLEAQALRDDEGNEHPLTASEFGLLKVFAANPKRVLSRERLLELANARDAEAFDRAVDLRIMRIRRKIEPDPTKPAVIRTIRGGGYLFSPAGEKA is encoded by the coding sequence ATGACCCAAAGCCAGCACATCATCATCGTCGATGACGAGGCGCCGGCCCGCGAAATGGTCGGCGATTATCTCAAGATGCACGGCTTCGCCGTCACGCTCTGCGACGGCGGCAACAGCCTGCGCGCCGCGATCGCGGCGGGTACCGCCCCCGACCTCGTGGTGCTCGACCTCAACATGCCCGAGGAAGACGGGCTGTCGATCATCCGCGACCTCAAGAGCCGCACCAACGTCCCCGTCATCATGCTGACGGCGACCGCAAGCCCGATCGACCGCGTGGTCGGGCTCGAGCTCGGGGCCGACGACTATGTCGCAAAACCCTGCGAGCTGCGCGAATTGATGGCGCGCATCCGCTCGGTGTTGCGGCGAAGCTCGCCCGCCAGGGCGGTCGCAGCCGCTGCCGAGGACGCCCCGAAAAAGGACCAGCTGGTGCGCTTCGGCACCAAATGGCTCGACCTCGAGGCCCAGGCGCTGCGCGACGACGAGGGCAACGAGCACCCGCTGACCGCGTCCGAATTCGGCCTCCTGAAGGTATTCGCGGCCAATCCGAAACGGGTGCTGTCGCGCGAGCGGCTGCTCGAACTCGCCAATGCCCGCGATGCCGAGGCCTTCGACCGCGCCGTGGACCTGCGGATCATGCGCATCCGCCGCAAGATCGAGCCGGACCCGACCAAGCCGGCCGTGATCCGCACCATCCGCGGCGGCGGCTATCTGTTCTCGCCGGCCGGCGAAAAGGCCTGA
- a CDS encoding TRAP transporter substrate-binding protein: MPLYRANLPRTLTLAVALFLTAIATGAIAREFRAADTQNEDYPTVQALHYMGRLIAERTGGRHQIRVFHSHQLGEEKETIEQTRAGAIDINRTNVALIGTFVPATNVLAMPFLFRSIEHQQRVLDGPIGSEILDSFEPYGFVGLAFYDSGARSLYDSVRPIRSLADIKGLRIRVQQSELMADMIRSLGAEPVQLPYGQVSTGLATHLIDGAENNWPSYVTTGHYRHAGYYTLTEHTMSPEVLVMSHKAWASLSPEDRRIFRESAVRSSRFMREKWKDLEDQSRRQAEALGVTVVKDFDRKPFEAAMAAIYEKAQRDPAAARLIDRIRKVE; the protein is encoded by the coding sequence TTGCCTTTGTACCGCGCCAACCTTCCGCGGACGCTTACACTTGCCGTTGCGCTGTTTTTGACGGCCATCGCGACAGGTGCGATTGCGCGCGAGTTTCGCGCCGCCGACACCCAGAATGAAGACTATCCGACGGTACAGGCGCTGCACTATATGGGTCGCCTGATCGCGGAGCGGACCGGCGGGCGGCACCAGATCCGGGTGTTTCATTCGCACCAGCTCGGCGAAGAGAAGGAAACCATCGAGCAGACCCGCGCCGGCGCGATCGACATCAATCGCACCAACGTGGCGCTGATCGGGACCTTCGTGCCAGCGACCAACGTTTTGGCGATGCCGTTCCTGTTTCGCTCCATCGAGCATCAGCAGAGGGTTCTCGACGGACCGATCGGCAGCGAGATCCTGGACAGTTTCGAACCTTATGGCTTTGTCGGCCTTGCGTTCTATGATTCCGGCGCAAGGTCGCTTTACGACAGCGTGCGGCCGATCCGCTCGCTCGCCGACATCAAGGGCTTGCGAATCCGTGTGCAACAATCGGAATTGATGGCCGACATGATCCGCTCGCTCGGTGCCGAGCCAGTCCAGCTGCCCTATGGTCAGGTGTCCACCGGGCTGGCGACCCATTTGATTGACGGCGCCGAGAACAACTGGCCATCTTACGTCACGACCGGTCACTACAGGCATGCCGGCTACTACACGCTCACCGAGCACACGATGAGCCCGGAGGTGCTGGTGATGTCGCACAAGGCGTGGGCGAGCCTTTCGCCCGAGGATCGCCGGATCTTTCGCGAGAGCGCGGTACGTTCCAGCCGCTTCATGCGCGAGAAATGGAAGGATCTCGAGGATCAATCGCGCCGGCAGGCCGAGGCCCTCGGCGTGACGGTCGTGAAGGATTTCGACCGCAAGCCCTTCGAGGCGGCGATGGCCGCGATCTACGAGAAGGCGCAGCGTGATCCGGCTGCCGCTCGGCTGATCGACCGCATTCGCAAGGTGGAGTGA
- a CDS encoding thioredoxin family protein, producing the protein MTIRSLATLAATVTLCLTTTAIPGIAGEATSKVAPIAIAAAQDTAPDFAGISNWFNSAPLTMAGLRGKVVLVDFWTYGCVNCVNTLPHVTALYAKYRDRGLVVIGVHTPEFPFERSAANVQAALKRHGITYPVAQDNDSKTWDAYRNQYWPAQYVIDQSGRIVFHHDGEGRYEDIDRTVARLLNANS; encoded by the coding sequence ATGACGATACGCTCGCTCGCCACGCTTGCCGCGACCGTCACTTTGTGCCTGACCACCACCGCGATACCGGGCATTGCCGGCGAAGCCACATCGAAGGTCGCGCCGATCGCGATCGCGGCCGCACAGGATACCGCACCGGATTTTGCCGGGATCAGCAACTGGTTCAATTCGGCGCCGCTCACCATGGCGGGCTTGCGCGGCAAGGTGGTGCTGGTCGATTTCTGGACCTATGGCTGCGTCAACTGCGTCAACACGCTGCCGCATGTCACCGCGCTCTACGCGAAATATCGCGACCGCGGCCTGGTGGTGATCGGCGTCCACACCCCGGAATTTCCGTTCGAGCGGTCGGCGGCCAATGTACAGGCGGCGTTGAAGCGGCACGGCATTACCTATCCGGTCGCCCAGGACAATGATTCGAAGACCTGGGACGCCTACCGCAACCAGTACTGGCCGGCGCAATATGTGATCGATCAGAGCGGACGCATCGTCTTCCACCACGATGGCGAGGGCCGCTACGAGGACATCGACCGCACCGTCGCCCGCTTGCTCAACGCCAATAGCTGA
- a CDS encoding ATP-binding protein yields MAAPGPNDIAERPASLATRIRARIVGLLRAVPIRWRILSIAALNSAVVIVLAAMIYNGAQVLGSAWEDVRQVRESDKILALLESETSRLQNLIHRYINQPSPELFAEILLLREAVLGTLTTRASTDPMLSGSVEELERVTNRFLNGFGDLRSVQATITRTYEQEVLGPARDMAGLYSIIEGATGHRDALIWPSLGKSREAFTAMLVAANAYYLSLATASAEDARRNTETIEKTIPVMSDLADNDLQRMALQKLGTRTAALRQGLAKLSEQLSSRTDLLRNTIDASQAEAIAAIDDLSVKMRQREQKAQETFDRTLADISRRVLSIAVIFLGIILTAGVLIALSIRLPLQQIMTAMRAITSGDYDRQVQGTAARDEVGAMARAVEVFRENAIAKRKTEDELRASKERAESALFELNTAQQNLIDAERLAALGGLVAGVAHEVNNPIGISLTVASSFARRAEMFETELRSDGGLRRSQLEEFVRTSRDASQQLVSNLHRAGELIQSFKQVAVDRSHAERRQFNLAEATDQIIASLRPVLKRAPISLTLDVPEGLMIDGYPGSYGQILTNLFLNAVNHAFADGRSGAISISARPRGQDDVEIIFADDGAGMSPDVQRQAFDPFFTTRRNEGGTGLGLHIVYNLVTQQLGGRMMLESRLGQGTTFRIIMPRVAKGGASTAETLADGTAQWPNRTMSST; encoded by the coding sequence TTGGCAGCGCCCGGACCGAATGACATTGCGGAACGACCGGCGAGCCTCGCCACGCGCATCCGTGCGCGTATCGTCGGGCTGTTGCGCGCCGTGCCGATCCGTTGGCGCATCCTGTCGATCGCGGCGCTGAACTCGGCCGTCGTCATCGTGCTGGCGGCAATGATCTACAACGGCGCCCAAGTGCTCGGCTCGGCCTGGGAGGACGTGCGGCAGGTCCGCGAGTCCGACAAGATCCTGGCGCTGCTCGAGAGCGAAACCTCGCGGCTGCAGAACCTGATCCACCGCTACATCAACCAGCCGAGCCCGGAGCTGTTCGCCGAAATCCTCCTGCTGCGCGAGGCCGTGCTGGGCACGCTGACCACGCGCGCCTCGACCGATCCGATGCTGTCGGGGTCGGTGGAGGAGCTCGAGCGCGTCACCAATCGCTTCCTCAACGGGTTCGGCGACCTGCGCAGCGTGCAGGCGACGATCACCAGGACCTATGAGCAGGAAGTGCTGGGCCCGGCCCGCGACATGGCCGGGCTCTATTCCATCATCGAGGGCGCAACCGGTCACCGCGACGCGCTGATCTGGCCTTCGCTCGGCAAGTCCCGCGAGGCCTTCACGGCGATGCTGGTGGCTGCCAACGCCTACTACCTGTCGCTGGCGACAGCGTCCGCCGAGGATGCCCGCCGCAACACCGAGACCATCGAGAAGACCATCCCGGTGATGAGCGATCTTGCCGACAACGACCTGCAGCGCATGGCGCTGCAGAAGCTGGGCACGCGCACCGCGGCGCTGCGCCAGGGGCTTGCCAAGCTCTCCGAGCAGCTTTCCAGCCGCACCGACCTGTTGCGCAACACCATCGACGCGAGCCAGGCCGAGGCGATCGCCGCGATCGACGACCTCTCGGTGAAGATGCGCCAGCGCGAGCAGAAGGCGCAGGAGACCTTCGATCGCACGCTCGCCGACATATCGCGGCGGGTGCTGTCGATCGCCGTGATCTTCCTCGGCATCATCCTGACCGCCGGCGTCCTGATCGCGCTCTCGATCCGCCTGCCGCTGCAGCAGATCATGACGGCGATGCGCGCCATCACCTCCGGCGACTACGACCGCCAGGTGCAGGGCACCGCCGCGCGCGACGAGGTCGGCGCGATGGCGCGCGCGGTGGAGGTGTTCCGTGAGAACGCCATCGCCAAGCGCAAGACCGAGGACGAGCTGCGCGCCTCCAAGGAGCGGGCCGAAAGCGCGCTGTTCGAGCTCAACACCGCGCAGCAGAACCTGATCGATGCCGAGCGGCTCGCCGCGCTCGGCGGCCTGGTCGCCGGCGTCGCCCACGAGGTCAACAATCCGATCGGCATCAGCCTGACAGTGGCATCGAGCTTCGCCCGCCGCGCCGAGATGTTCGAGACGGAGCTGCGCTCCGATGGCGGGCTGCGCCGCTCGCAGCTCGAGGAGTTCGTCCGCACCTCGCGCGATGCCTCGCAGCAGCTGGTTTCCAACCTGCACCGCGCCGGCGAGCTGATCCAGTCGTTCAAGCAGGTCGCGGTCGACCGCTCGCACGCGGAGCGGCGCCAGTTCAACCTGGCCGAGGCCACCGACCAGATCATCGCGAGCCTGCGGCCGGTGCTCAAGCGCGCGCCGATCTCGCTCACGCTCGACGTGCCCGAAGGCCTCATGATCGACGGTTATCCCGGCTCATATGGCCAGATCCTGACCAACCTGTTCCTCAACGCCGTCAACCACGCCTTCGCCGACGGCCGGTCCGGCGCGATCTCGATCTCGGCGCGGCCACGCGGCCAGGACGATGTCGAGATCATCTTCGCCGACGACGGCGCCGGAATGAGCCCGGACGTGCAGCGCCAGGCGTTCGACCCGTTCTTTACGACGCGGCGCAACGAGGGCGGTACCGGGCTCGGCCTGCATATCGTCTACAATCTGGTCACCCAGCAGCTCGGCGGCCGGATGATGCTCGAGTCAAGGCTGGGACAAGGCACCACGTTTCGCATTATCATGCCCCGGGTCGCCAAGGGCGGCGCCTCGACCGCAGAGACCCTCGCCGACGGAACCGCTCAATGGCCGAACAGGACGATGTCCTCCACCTGA
- the cydB gene encoding cytochrome d ubiquinol oxidase subunit II: MTAASLATLWAFIIAFAVFVYVVMDGFDLGLGILFPAFPAKADRDVIMNSVAPVWDGNETWLVLGGGGLMAAFPLAYAVLMPALYTPVIAMLVGLIFRGVAFEFRWRTTQATRNRWDLAFAGGSWLAALAQGIALGAVLQGIHVEGRHYAGGWWDWLTPFSVLTGAALVIGYALLGATWLVMKTEGDLREKAYALSWSLLFAMLGAIVAVSIATPFLHIQYAQRWFTWPNIIVTAPVPLAVAAVTFLLLRSLANKRDNQPFFQTLALFALSYAGLGISMYPYIVPQSITIWQAAAPENSQLFMLVGVAVLIPLILAYTGWAYWVFRGKVRPGHGYH, encoded by the coding sequence ATGACCGCCGCCTCCCTCGCCACGCTCTGGGCCTTCATCATCGCCTTTGCCGTGTTCGTCTATGTGGTGATGGACGGTTTCGACCTCGGGCTCGGCATCCTGTTCCCGGCCTTTCCCGCCAAGGCAGACCGCGACGTGATCATGAACAGCGTCGCACCCGTGTGGGACGGCAACGAGACCTGGCTCGTGCTCGGCGGCGGCGGGCTGATGGCGGCGTTTCCGCTCGCCTATGCGGTGCTGATGCCCGCGCTCTATACGCCTGTCATCGCGATGCTGGTCGGCCTGATCTTCCGCGGCGTCGCCTTCGAATTCCGCTGGCGCACGACGCAGGCGACCCGCAACCGCTGGGACCTCGCCTTTGCCGGCGGCTCCTGGCTTGCGGCGCTGGCGCAGGGGATTGCGCTCGGCGCCGTCCTGCAGGGCATCCATGTCGAGGGACGGCATTATGCCGGCGGCTGGTGGGACTGGCTGACGCCATTCAGCGTGCTGACCGGCGCAGCCCTCGTCATCGGCTATGCGCTGCTCGGCGCGACCTGGCTGGTGATGAAGACGGAAGGCGACCTGCGCGAGAAGGCTTATGCGCTGTCGTGGTCGCTGCTGTTCGCGATGCTCGGGGCCATCGTCGCAGTCAGCATCGCCACCCCCTTCCTCCACATCCAGTACGCGCAGCGCTGGTTCACCTGGCCGAACATCATCGTCACGGCGCCGGTGCCGCTGGCGGTCGCGGCGGTGACCTTCCTGCTGCTCCGCAGCCTCGCCAACAAGCGCGACAACCAGCCGTTCTTCCAGACGCTGGCCCTGTTCGCGCTCTCCTATGCCGGGCTCGGCATCAGCATGTATCCGTACATCGTGCCGCAGAGCATCACGATCTGGCAGGCGGCGGCGCCCGAGAACAGCCAGCTCTTCATGCTGGTCGGCGTTGCCGTGCTGATCCCGCTGATCCTCGCCTATACCGGCTGGGCCTATTGGGTGTTCCGCGGCAAGGTGCGCCCCGGACACGGATATCATTGA
- a CDS encoding cytochrome ubiquinol oxidase subunit I has translation MFDNFDAVTIARAQFAFTMSFHIIFPAFTIGLASYLAVLEALWLATGREVFINLFNYWLKIFAVVFGMGVVSGIVMSYQFGTNWSAFADKTGPVIGPLMAYEVLTAFFLEAGFLGVMLFGLQRVGPKLHFLATLMVAIGTLISAFWILSANSWMQTPAGYAVNAEGQFIAADWWKVIFNPSFPYRLVHMVLAAYLTTALVVGAVGAFHLLRDQHLAGARVMFSMAMWMATIVGPIQILAGDQHGLNTLEHQPAKVMAMEGHYQSHKDGAPLILFGLPNQSAARVDYAIEIPKLSSLVLKHSLDAPLNGLDTVPRENWPPVPITFWSFRIMVGLGFLIAALGLLSLLMRVRGALYRSRALHVFATMMGPAGFIAVLAGWITTETGRQPFTVFGLLRTADAASPLAAPAVGSSLLAFVIVYFVVFIAGIVYILRLMAQPPHPGEAGPPSDVPARAAGITPATQGAAS, from the coding sequence ATGTTCGACAATTTTGATGCGGTCACGATCGCGCGGGCGCAATTCGCCTTCACGATGTCGTTCCACATCATCTTTCCTGCCTTCACGATCGGGCTTGCGAGCTATCTCGCTGTGCTCGAGGCATTGTGGCTCGCGACCGGACGCGAGGTCTTCATCAACCTGTTCAATTACTGGCTGAAGATCTTCGCGGTGGTGTTCGGCATGGGCGTGGTGTCGGGCATCGTGATGTCCTACCAGTTCGGCACCAACTGGTCGGCCTTCGCCGACAAGACCGGCCCGGTGATCGGCCCGCTGATGGCCTATGAGGTGCTGACCGCGTTCTTCCTCGAGGCGGGCTTCCTTGGCGTCATGCTGTTCGGCCTGCAGCGGGTCGGGCCAAAACTGCATTTCCTCGCCACATTGATGGTTGCGATCGGCACGCTGATCTCCGCGTTCTGGATTCTCTCGGCCAATTCCTGGATGCAGACGCCCGCGGGCTACGCCGTCAACGCCGAAGGCCAGTTCATCGCGGCCGACTGGTGGAAGGTGATCTTCAACCCGTCCTTCCCCTACCGCCTCGTGCACATGGTGCTCGCGGCGTATCTGACCACCGCGCTCGTGGTCGGCGCCGTCGGCGCCTTTCATCTGTTGCGCGACCAGCATCTTGCCGGCGCGCGCGTGATGTTCTCGATGGCGATGTGGATGGCCACCATCGTCGGCCCGATCCAGATTCTGGCCGGCGACCAGCACGGGCTCAACACGCTGGAGCACCAGCCGGCCAAGGTGATGGCGATGGAAGGCCATTACCAGAGCCACAAGGACGGCGCGCCGCTGATCCTGTTCGGCCTGCCGAACCAGAGTGCGGCCCGGGTCGACTATGCGATCGAGATTCCAAAGCTGTCCTCGCTGGTGCTGAAGCATTCGCTCGATGCGCCGCTTAACGGCCTCGACACCGTGCCGCGCGAAAACTGGCCGCCGGTGCCGATCACCTTCTGGTCGTTCCGCATCATGGTCGGCCTCGGCTTCCTGATCGCGGCGCTCGGCCTTTTGAGCCTCCTGATGCGCGTGCGCGGCGCGCTCTACCGCTCGCGGGCGCTGCATGTCTTTGCCACGATGATGGGGCCTGCCGGCTTCATCGCCGTGCTTGCGGGCTGGATCACCACCGAGACCGGGCGCCAGCCCTTCACCGTGTTCGGCCTGCTGCGTACGGCGGATGCGGCCTCGCCGCTCGCCGCGCCCGCGGTCGGCTCGTCGCTGCTCGCCTTCGTCATCGTGTATTTCGTCGTGTTCATCGCCGGCATCGTCTACATCCTCCGCCTGATGGCGCAGCCGCCACATCCGGGCGAAGCGGGCCCACCGAGCGACGTGCCGGCGCGCGCCGCCGGCATCACGCCGGCTACCCAAGGGGCCGCCTCATGA
- a CDS encoding sigma-70 family RNA polymerase sigma factor, with amino-acid sequence MPNVIAINAAARQSIITAQATSDEMLLERIANGDRTAMHNLYCRHNVRVYRFILRIVRDVTVAEDLVSQVFLDVWRTARQFEGRSQVSTWLLSISRFKALTALRQRRHEDIDQEDVRQIADEADTPETSLDRRDTSKILRACVAKLSPAHREIITLVYYHEKSVEEAGAIIGIPQSTVKTRMFYARKQLADLLRCAGVNSLAA; translated from the coding sequence ATGCCGAACGTGATCGCCATCAACGCCGCAGCCCGCCAGAGCATCATCACTGCTCAGGCGACCTCGGACGAAATGTTGCTGGAGCGCATTGCCAACGGCGACCGTACTGCGATGCATAACCTTTACTGCCGGCACAATGTGCGGGTTTACCGCTTCATCCTGCGCATCGTGCGGGACGTGACCGTCGCCGAAGACCTGGTCAGCCAGGTTTTCCTGGACGTCTGGCGCACCGCCAGGCAGTTCGAGGGGCGCTCCCAGGTGTCGACCTGGCTGCTGTCGATCTCGCGCTTCAAGGCGCTGACCGCGCTGCGCCAGCGCCGCCACGAGGACATCGACCAGGAAGACGTCCGGCAGATCGCCGACGAGGCCGACACGCCCGAAACCTCGCTCGACCGCCGCGACACCAGCAAGATCCTGCGCGCCTGCGTCGCGAAACTGTCGCCGGCGCACCGCGAGATCATCACCCTGGTCTATTACCATGAGAAGTCGGTCGAGGAGGCCGGCGCAATCATCGGCATCCCCCAGAGCACGGTGAAGACCCGCATGTTCTACGCCCGCAAGCAACTGGCCGACCTGCTGCGCTGCGCTGGCGTCAACAGCCTGGCGGCGTAA